ttattttattatcttattGAAATCGGTGATATTTTTCACTGGCCTAAGGAGGAATCGAAGAAGAAtattatctttaaaaaattattaatttaccgCATATTAATTTAAAGAGGTTCTAACGGAACTAATCACTGAATTATTAATCCCTACTGCTACAATCAGCCACCTAACTACCCCTCAATGTTTACCAACAAGTATTACTATTTTGACCAACTAACCCAAATATTATAAGTGCAGTCCATTTGACTTGGCAAGTTTCTCTTTTTCTGTCTCATCATCAAGTTAAGTCCCACAGTTCACCATAATGtgtatttttttcccttttgttTCCTGTTTGACCAGATACTCTGTATTTTTCCGATCTGCTTTTTCTCCAAGATTTGAACTTTTCGTGTTGAGAAACGATATGGGTTTGTTCTTCAACACTAAATAGGTAAAGTGATGGACTTCATTCTTGATTTCCAGTGTTTTGCTGACCACTCATTTTGGTACTCCACTTCTTTGAATTTCTCTATCTTTTGGGGGATTTTGTATCTTTAATTTATGAATAGTTTTGACTACTGGTTATGCTCAATCTTGATTGCTTAGGGTTCTTGAAAAAATCTGAGCTTTTTTGCCTTTTTCACACTTTGCAATTTGATTTCACTTTGAGTGACTGACTAGCTAGCTAATTTCCATGTGAATTTGGCTAATTTTAGTTTACTAGAAGATGGGTTCAGTCCGAAAAGCAGTTTATTATTGTTCAGTATCTAAAGGAGGTCAACttatatatgcatataatgatGGAGATCATGAGATTGAGAATTTGGCTGCATTGTGTTTGGAAAGGGTTCCTCCTTTTCATAAATGGTATTTTCAAACTATGGCTAAGAAAACTTTTGGGTTTTTGATGGAAGGTGAAGGGTATGTTTACTTTGCTATTGTAGATGAGGGTCTTGGTAATGCTAAAGTTCTAAGGTTTCTAGAACAGTTAAAGGATGAATTTAGGAAAGTGGCGAAAAAGGGTTCTTGCTGGACTATGTCGAATCTAAACTCGCTTTGTTTACAAGGAGAATTAGTTCCTGTTATTTCACCATGTAACAATGCCACTGGGCAAATTGATGGTAATGCTTCAACAAATGCCCTGTTATTGGGAAAGCAAAGTAGACAAGataagaagaaaatgaaggaTCATGTAATTGCTATGAAAGATGCTGAGTTGGAGGAGGATCGAAAATCTACAGAACTAGTAGATATGAACTATCAAGGTACAGCAGTTACTCCAATTATGTCACAGAAAGAGTTGTGCTTGGTAAGGAACATAACAAGCTCTCAAAACTTCCAAAAGAAGTGGTGTCACCATGTACGCATTGTCCTTGCCATTGATGCCGTGGTATGTCTTGTGTTGTTTGTGATCTGGTTAGTTATTTGTGAAGGTACAAAATGCCTTCACTAAAGTTGTTCTGTTCTTACCTTATCTTAATGCTTGGAGCCAAGGAGGTTATTTTTCTACCCTTTTGAAATATTTCAGCACAGTGTTGCATTGCGATAAGCATTTCCGAAGAAAGTGGATAATGaaataaacaaatcaagcagCTTTCATACTTGTATCAAGTATGTGTCTCATCAAAGTATTGTTAGAAACTCATTTTTTGTACAGGAATCACTTTGTTTACCGGTAGAGTAGGGGATGCAATAGTTTACAACCGATGTGAGTCTAACGCTTGTAGCAGCTACTTTACTCCTTGTAACTACCACATGAGTGCTTCGTTTAAATATGTTTGTGTTCTTTTTCTATTGGATTGACACGAGTCAGTGGAGAAATTCGGAGCCGAGCCCAACTAGCTTGGGTTGAGGCATAGTAGTGCTTGTAGTAGTTTTTCTTACTTTTCGGTTTTTGTTGGCTATTCTAGCCATCTAAAGTTTGTTGCAGCTTCATTGTTACTTCTTGTAGCTACCACATGATTGCTTCGTTTAAATAATTTTGTGTTCTTTTACTATTGGATTGAGGCGGGTCTAAGTGGAGAAATAATGGAGCCGATTCCAACTAGCTTGGGGCAGGCATAGTAGTGGTTGTAGTAGTTTTTCTTAATTTTCCGTTGCATCCTGTGTATATACAAATGCCTGGTTACATATAATTTTGTTACTTTCTTCAGTTAAAAGTTTGCTTTGAAATCAAATACTGCATTTGTCTACTTCATGCTATGTGAACTATTCCTATATTCCTTCTCCATCTATAATAAGTCTGCTTATCCTATAGCATTTTTATGATTCCTTAAGCATAACAAATAAAATTGTTTGAAGCAAAGTCCTGGTATAACATTATCTTTCTACTACTCTGAGTGTCTTCGTTTATGTCTTTTACTGTTGAAGGGTAATTGCCAAATTTTGGGTGGGGTGAGGGGCTGTAGTCCTTTACTTTGCTGGAGAAGTGTTGTGAGGAATATTTTAAGAACTGAATGGTACTCCTCCACCTAGAATGTTCGACACACTTTCAGATAGTTATATTTGGCAAGTCAATCTtctttcaagaattcaagttcATGAACAGTGAAAATATTGACAACAAAGGGGTGTTATTTCTCTTTTCCTGTCATACTAATTTTAACTAGTACTttacttctctttttctcctgCACAAGTTATGTTGGCTTCTTAACTCTATATGCAATGAAACTATGTACTTGTACTGGGAAAGAGGGAGTAAAGTTACTGAAAGTCATCTGTGTTAGCGCCAGTAACCACAAGAAGATGTCAGGCTCAGGGGAAAAAAATGCAAAAGTAGACTAATTCCTATGAGATTGATGTACTCTTGTTCCATGAACATGGGCCGCATGGATAGGAGCAATCAAATGGAATTAGTAAATGAATCTCTTTTGTAGTTTAAGAGAGGGGAATGAACAACATGCACTTTTATATTTGAAATGCCTTATATGTTTGACATTTCAACATTATTAACTGATCAAGCTGCATTTCCTCAGTGCTCAAAAGTTATTAACTGAAGCAGAATCTTGTATTGAAGGACATACAATGAAGAAAGGGGTTTATCAAGCCTCAGTTAGTTGTTTAGGGGCTAGGGCAGCTTCATGGTAGTATTTGgtattctttttcttcattgatGCAAAGGAAATCaatcccccccccctcctccttCAGGACATATGCGAGTGTAAGTTTACTGATGAGGTGATTTTACCCGAAACTTGCACCTTTATTTATTGatacttcaatttttttaacttgACATATCTCTGTTTTCCCCTCTCTGGGAATCTCTAGGCCATTAAACTCAGATTTACGACAATTTTCATGGAGTTCCTTGAGATTCTGTCACAACTAGATGCATATGTAAGGCTTGAGAAGGATACCATTTCATGTCGTGAAGTTGTTGGATCCTATTTTCAGTATTTTTTTTCATCTTCCATTCAGCATTTTAGCCTCTTCTGATCCCAAAAATCTAGAGCTTATGGTCTTAAGTTCCAACTCAGTTCCAACAATGCACTTCTCGGCACATCATCGGTAGGGGAAAGCGGAACTGCTTGACGCTGTATACTAAATACAACAAGCCCGATTCGCATCATTATGCTCAATAAAAGGAATGAGGGAAGctaaaatccaaaatattggaattggaaggaagggaaaatTGGAAGAAGACTGTACCTACCAATCCAATAAGCAGATAGAGTAGAAGAGAAGGCCCGGAACAAGGTTGACTGAGACTGCCATTCTACTCTTGGAGTGACTCAACATAATGCTTAACCCAGGCCTCAATAAGCCTACCTTTGAAAGGCCTTCCCCttatttattagtattagtaaAGTCGACACAGTTTTGAGGGTTGATTTCTCACTTGATCAGTAATTAATTAGTTATTACCTCAGAAAGTCTAGTTTCTTCTTGATTCCAATTTTCTTCAACAAAAAAAAGTGACTTTATGAGATAATAATCATTAGCTGAGTGACCGTATGAGAAATCAACTCCAGTTTTGATGTTAAACTAAACTACCTCTTCTTAAACTGTAGAGGAATCACACTGTGAGTTTTGCTTGATTCATTTACTACTTGGTTGGAAAACATGTTGATGGTTACGTTGTCTTTTTGATTATTCTGAGAAGTGGATATGCTTCTCTAGTTCCCTCTGCTCTGTTTTTCTGAGTAACGATAAAGTACAAAGGAGATGAATGAAAAACGACGCCACTGCCTCCCATACAAGTTGTGACTCCAAGATGAGAAGAGAGTATGAATTGATGTGTTATAGTGTATTATGCATTAGTTATGCACAAATTGTTATGGTAATCAATAGTCTAGTAACACAAACATTCTCACATAGAGatttttaggaattttctctgactagcatatatatacatgtacatatacatattttagtTTTTCAAAATGAGTTTATAAGCCTTTTAGATTTAGGTATCCCAAAGTGCCGTGTGTTATGTGTATATAAAAAGCAAGACCTTTTACTTATATTACCAAGTTATTGATGTGTACCAACTTTTAGTTTTCAATGTGTCCTGCAATGTACAAGTGACTTTTTACTCATGATATGTTCCTGTTGGATTGTTTTGGACTGCAGTACATACACAATTAAATTAATCTCATGTCTTTTGAGACTGCTCAATGCTTTGCCTTGATCAAAAAGGCTCTTATTTTGTGTTGATCTTTTCATCATAACAAACAGAAAAAAATCGCGGGGCATAAATAATAGTATATATTTTCGTATCATAATATCTTTCAAGTTATGTCTCGCATGATTTCAATTTCTATAAAACTTATGTCACATTAGAGATAGTTCAATTGTTGAaggacaaaaattaaaaatcaatccATTTTAAGAGCAGTTTCAATGAATTATACATCAATGTTCAGTTGGGCTTCGCTGGCTCCCATCAATAGCGTCCACTTGCcacttttcaaattattttagaaaaataattaaattccaCAAGTTAAACATACATCAAAGTTCAATGGGCTTCAATGGCTTTCATAAATAGTATCCACCgatcatttttgaaaaataaccaCTATCCTAGAATTTCAATTACAGGAAGAGCAAAGCATTTATTTGTGTATTTTACCCCTCGATATGTGAAGAAATAAGAATGAAAACTTGGATCACACTATCTCTAAAAGACTTTTTGACTAATACAAATGCAATAATTACTCACAACCCCAATATATATAAgtcatattaatatattatcGTCATCTTCCTAGAGAattcaa
This Solanum dulcamara chromosome 8, daSolDulc1.2, whole genome shotgun sequence DNA region includes the following protein-coding sequences:
- the LOC129901280 gene encoding phytolongin Phyl1.1-like; the encoded protein is MGSVRKAVYYCSVSKGGQLIYAYNDGDHEIENLAALCLERVPPFHKWYFQTMAKKTFGFLMEGEGYVYFAIVDEGLGNAKVLRFLEQLKDEFRKVAKKGSCWTMSNLNSLCLQGELVPVISPCNNATGQIDGNASTNALLLGKQSRQDKKKMKDHVIAMKDAELEEDRKSTELVDMNYQGTAVTPIMSQKELCLVRNITSSQNFQKKWCHHVRIVLAIDAVVCLVLFVIWLVICEGTKCLH